From a single Sphingobium lignivorans genomic region:
- a CDS encoding nucleotide sugar dehydrogenase — translation MKITMIGSGYVGLVSGACFADFGHDVICVDKDAGKIEALLAGRIPIFEPGLEQLVANNVAAGRLSFTTDLASAVPEADAVFIAVGTPSRRGDGHADLRYVYAAAAEVAASLKGFTVIVDKSTVPVGTGDEVERIIRQTNPDAEFAVVSNPEFLREGAAIDDFKRPDRVVIGSDDPRALEVMRQIYRPLALGRSPIIEMSRRGAELTKYAGNAFLATKITFINEIADLCEKVGADVQDVARGIGLDNRIGSKFLHAGPGYGGSCFPKDTLALLKTAQDHEAPQRIVEAVVAVNDQRKRAMGRKVIHACGGDVRGKTIAVLGLTFKPNTDDMRDSPAIAIVQTLQDAGATIRAFDPEGMEQARKDLPDITYCGNAYETMEDADALVIVTEWDAFRALDLPRAKSLLRAPILVDLRNIYPRDMVEAAGLTYSAVGR, via the coding sequence GTGAAAATCACGATGATCGGTTCGGGCTATGTCGGCCTGGTTTCCGGAGCCTGCTTTGCCGATTTCGGCCACGACGTGATCTGCGTGGACAAGGACGCAGGGAAGATCGAAGCCCTGCTCGCCGGGCGCATCCCGATCTTCGAGCCGGGCCTGGAACAGCTCGTCGCCAATAATGTCGCGGCCGGACGCCTCTCCTTCACCACCGACCTTGCGAGCGCCGTGCCGGAAGCGGACGCCGTGTTCATCGCGGTCGGCACCCCGTCGCGCCGGGGCGATGGCCATGCGGACCTGCGCTACGTCTATGCGGCGGCAGCGGAAGTCGCGGCCTCGCTCAAGGGCTTCACCGTGATCGTCGACAAGTCCACCGTCCCCGTGGGGACCGGCGATGAAGTCGAGCGGATCATCCGCCAGACCAATCCGGACGCCGAGTTCGCGGTGGTCTCCAATCCCGAATTCCTGCGCGAGGGCGCCGCGATCGACGATTTCAAGCGGCCCGACCGCGTCGTCATCGGCAGCGACGATCCGCGCGCGCTCGAAGTGATGCGCCAGATCTACCGCCCGCTGGCGCTGGGCCGCTCGCCCATCATCGAGATGAGCCGCCGCGGCGCGGAACTCACCAAATATGCCGGCAACGCCTTCCTCGCGACCAAGATCACTTTCATCAACGAGATCGCCGACCTGTGCGAGAAGGTGGGCGCGGACGTGCAGGACGTGGCGCGCGGCATCGGGCTCGACAACCGGATCGGCTCCAAGTTCCTCCATGCCGGCCCGGGCTATGGCGGCTCCTGCTTCCCCAAGGACACGCTCGCCCTGCTGAAGACCGCGCAGGATCATGAAGCGCCGCAGCGCATCGTCGAGGCGGTCGTGGCCGTGAACGACCAGCGCAAGCGCGCCATGGGCCGCAAGGTCATCCATGCCTGCGGCGGCGACGTGCGCGGCAAGACGATCGCGGTGCTGGGCCTCACCTTCAAGCCCAACACCGACGACATGCGCGATTCGCCCGCCATCGCCATCGTGCAGACGCTGCAGGATGCCGGCGCCACCATCCGTGCCTTTGATCCCGAAGGGATGGAGCAGGCGAGGAAAGACCTGCCGGACATCACTTATTGCGGCAATGCCTATGAAACGATGGAAGATGCCGACGCGCTGGTGATCGTCACGGAATGGGATGCCTTCCGTGCGCTCGACCTGCCGCGCGCAAAGTCGCTGCTCCGCGCGCCGATCCTGGTGGACCTGCGCAACATCTATCCGCGCGACATGGTCGAGGCCGCCGGCCTGACCTATTCGGCGGTCGGTCGGTGA
- a CDS encoding NAD-dependent epimerase/dehydratase family protein: protein MTGAAGFIGHATAHRLLARGEQVIGLDNFNDYYDPALKRARAATFQSCPGFRMIEADIADPGAVAAIMREHGIVRVVHLAAQAGVRYSLDHPFSYERSNLAGHLAVLEACRHAPDFAHLVYASSSSVYGSRTFSGAGFREDDAVDKPASLYAATKRACELMSESYASLYGFPQTGLRFFTVYGPWGRPDMAYFSFTRRILAGEPIEVYGEGAMARDFTYVDDIVDGLVGALDHPPPANENRILNIGDNKPVGLMDMIEILETVLGRRAEKLMRPMQPGDVPATWADISKLRDLTGYQPKVMLAEGLHRFAAWYRDFYMVVG, encoded by the coding sequence GTGACTGGCGCGGCTGGCTTCATCGGCCATGCAACGGCTCATCGCCTGCTCGCCCGGGGCGAGCAGGTAATCGGCCTCGACAATTTCAACGATTATTACGACCCGGCGCTCAAACGGGCGCGCGCCGCCACGTTCCAGTCCTGCCCGGGGTTCCGGATGATCGAAGCGGACATCGCCGACCCCGGCGCGGTGGCCGCGATCATGCGCGAGCATGGGATCGTGCGGGTCGTGCATCTCGCGGCGCAGGCAGGTGTGCGCTACAGCCTGGACCATCCCTTCTCCTACGAGCGCTCCAACCTGGCCGGACATCTGGCGGTGCTGGAAGCCTGCCGCCATGCCCCGGACTTCGCGCATCTCGTCTATGCCTCGTCCAGCTCGGTTTATGGCAGCCGCACCTTCTCGGGTGCCGGCTTCCGCGAGGACGATGCCGTCGACAAGCCCGCTTCGCTCTATGCGGCGACCAAGCGCGCCTGCGAGCTGATGAGCGAAAGCTATGCCAGCCTCTACGGCTTCCCGCAGACCGGCCTGCGCTTCTTCACCGTCTATGGCCCATGGGGCCGGCCGGACATGGCCTATTTCAGCTTCACGCGCCGGATCCTCGCGGGGGAGCCAATCGAGGTCTATGGCGAGGGCGCCATGGCGCGCGACTTCACTTATGTCGACGACATTGTCGACGGCCTGGTCGGCGCGCTCGATCATCCGCCCCCGGCGAACGAGAACCGCATTCTGAACATTGGCGACAACAAGCCCGTGGGCCTCATGGACATGATCGAGATCCTCGAGACCGTCCTTGGCCGCCGCGCCGAAAAGCTGATGCGCCCCATGCAGCCGGGCGACGTGCCCGCCACCTGGGCGGACATCAGCAAGCTGCGGGATCTGACCGGTTATCAGCCCAAAGTGATGCTCGCCGAAGGTTTGCACCGCTTTGCCGCCTGGTATCGAGATTTCTACATGGTTGTCGGATAG
- a CDS encoding UTP--glucose-1-phosphate uridylyltransferase: protein MIPQLGGNRLKIRKAVFPVAGLGTRFLPATKAVPKEMLPVVDRPLIQYAVDEALEAGIETMIFVTGRNKGAIEDHFDIAYELERTQADRGKSVDALAGTRLTPGNAIFVRQQEPRGLGHAIWCARDIVGDEPFAIILPDELLIGREKGCLAQMVAQYEKVGGNLVCALEVPMEDTPSYGVIDPGARDGVLTEVKGLVEKPSLGTAPSNLMLPGRYILQPEVMTLLATQEAGAGGEVQLTDSMAKLIGQQPFHGVTFDGERFDCGSKLGFAQANFALACRDGAMGKDLQSWAKTLLAS, encoded by the coding sequence ATGATTCCACAATTGGGGGGTAACAGGTTGAAAATCCGCAAAGCCGTTTTTCCCGTCGCCGGTCTCGGCACCCGTTTTCTTCCTGCAACCAAGGCTGTCCCCAAGGAAATGCTGCCGGTCGTCGACCGGCCGCTGATCCAGTATGCGGTGGACGAAGCGCTGGAAGCGGGCATCGAGACGATGATCTTCGTCACCGGGCGCAACAAGGGCGCGATCGAGGACCATTTCGACATTGCCTATGAGCTGGAGCGCACGCAGGCGGACCGGGGCAAGAGCGTGGACGCGCTCGCCGGCACGCGGCTGACGCCGGGCAACGCCATCTTCGTGCGCCAGCAGGAGCCGCGCGGCCTCGGCCATGCGATCTGGTGCGCGCGCGACATCGTGGGGGACGAGCCCTTCGCGATCATCCTGCCCGATGAGCTGCTGATCGGCCGCGAGAAGGGCTGCCTTGCCCAGATGGTCGCGCAATATGAGAAGGTCGGCGGCAACCTCGTGTGCGCGCTGGAAGTGCCGATGGAGGATACGCCCAGCTACGGCGTCATCGATCCGGGTGCCCGCGACGGCGTGCTGACCGAAGTGAAGGGCCTCGTCGAGAAGCCCAGCCTCGGCACCGCGCCTTCCAACCTCATGCTGCCGGGCCGCTACATCCTGCAGCCCGAAGTGATGACACTGCTCGCCACGCAGGAAGCCGGCGCGGGCGGCGAAGTGCAGCTCACCGATTCGATGGCGAAGCTGATCGGCCAGCAGCCCTTCCACGGGGTGACGTTCGACGGCGAGCGTTTCGACTGCGGCTCCAAGCTCGGCTTCGCGCAGGCGAACTTCGCGCTCGCCTGCCGGGATGGCGCCATGGGCAAGGACCTGCAATCCTGGGCGAAGACGCTGCTGGCGTCATGA